The Prevotella herbatica genome contains the following window.
TTAACCCATTGTTTTTTGAGCTGAAGGCTGAAAGGCATTATATATTTTACAACTATCTTAGAAGGCACAATAAATGTATTATAATGGGAGCTTTCGGGATGGATTATTACTGGGTGCATGAATGTGTTACAAAAATGCCACTGAGATACAGCGACTTTAACATTGGACATAAACTACGCACTGACGAAGAAGCTATAAAATATAGAAAAGACTGGATTGATACCGAAAAGGAAAAACTTAATAAATATATCGCACAAGACTGCGACCGCATTGTAGCAGGACTATATGAATATTGGGCATGCTATAAACCAGCATTCGAAAACAAAACAAAATTCTGTCCCTACCCTATAATTGCGAAAAATACACAGCCAAGAAAGTTTGATGGAACCTTGAAACTATTTATCGGCATAAACAAAGAACGCAGCATATATAAGGGCACAGACATAATGCTGAAGGCAGCCGAGGACATGAAGGCAAAGTATGGTAAAAGGATTGAGCTGAACATTGCTGAAAGCATACCTTTCAACGACTACATAAAGATGATGAACGGTTCTGATGCAATTCTTGACCAGTTATACAGCTACACACCATCAATGAACTCTCTGGAGGCAATGAGCAACGGAATTATCTGCATTGGCGGGGGTGAAGAAGAAAACTACAATATCATCAACGAACATGAACTGAGACCGATTGTAAATACAGCTCCATGCTATGACGGAGTAGTGACGGCAATAGAATACCTAATGAACAACACCAACAACATTGACAAGATGAAAAACGACAGTATGCTTTACATAAAAAGGCATCACGAATATATTACAATCGCAAAAAAATATATAGAAGTTTATGAACAATCACTTGGAAATAAAGATAATA
Protein-coding sequences here:
- a CDS encoding glycosyltransferase, giving the protein MKILLIGEYSNVHATLAKGLRELGHHVVVVSNGDFWKDYPRDYDVSRKKGRVGGMILYAKLIALLPKMRGFDIVQLINPLFFELKAERHYIFYNYLRRHNKCIIMGAFGMDYYWVHECVTKMPLRYSDFNIGHKLRTDEEAIKYRKDWIDTEKEKLNKYIAQDCDRIVAGLYEYWACYKPAFENKTKFCPYPIIAKNTQPRKFDGTLKLFIGINKERSIYKGTDIMLKAAEDMKAKYGKRIELNIAESIPFNDYIKMMNGSDAILDQLYSYTPSMNSLEAMSNGIICIGGGEEENYNIINEHELRPIVNTAPCYDGVVTAIEYLMNNTNNIDKMKNDSMLYIKRHHEYITIAKKYIEVYEQSLGNKDNTHY